In Gallus gallus isolate bGalGal1 chromosome 8, bGalGal1.mat.broiler.GRCg7b, whole genome shotgun sequence, one DNA window encodes the following:
- the FUBP1 gene encoding far upstream element-binding protein 1 isoform X14 — protein sequence MADYSTVPPPASGAPGGGGGGGGGVNDAFKDALQRARQIAAKIGGDAGTSMNSNDYGYGGQKRPLEDGDQPDAKKVAPQNDSFGNQLPPMHQQQRSVMTEEYKVPDGMVGFIIGRGGEQISRIQQESGCKIQIAPDSGGLPERSCMLTGTPESVQSAKRLLDQIVEKGRPAPGFHHGDGPGNAVQEIMIPASKAGLVIGKGGETIKQLQERAGVKMVMIQDGPQNTGADKPLRITGDPYKVQQAKEMVLELIRDQGGFREVRNEYGSRIGGNEGIDVPIPRFAVGIVIGRNGEMIKKIQNDAGVRIQFKPDDGTTPDRIAQITGPPDRCQHAAEIITDLLRSVQAGNPGGPGGPGGRGRGRGQGNWNMGPPGGLQEFNFIVPTGKTGLIIGKGGETIKSISQQSGARIELQRNPPPNADPNMKMFTIRGTPQQIDYARQLIEEKIGGPVNPLGPPVPHGPHGVVPGPHGPPGPPGPGAPMGPYNPAPYNPGPPGPAPHGPPAPYAPQGWGNAYPHWQPPNPPDPGKPGTDPNSAAWAAYYAHYYQQQAQPPPAAPPGGPATTQTNGQGDQPNPAPAGQVDYTKAWEEYYKKMGQAVPAPAGAPPGGQPDYSAAWAEYYRQQAAYYAQTSPQGMPQHPPAPQTFNHH from the exons ATGGCGGACTATTCCACGGTGCCCCCTCCTGCTTCGGGCGCCCCCGGGGGAGGCggtggtggaggtggaggagtgAACGATGCCTTTAAAGACGCGCTGCAGAGAGCTAGGCAG ATTGCAGCAAAAATTGGAGGAGATGCTGGTACATCCATGAATTCCAATGACTACGGTTATGGAGGACAAAAAAGACCTCTCGAGGATGGAG ATCAACCAGATGCTAAGAAAGTTGCTCCTCAGAATGACT CTTTTGGAAATCAGCTACCACCAATGCATCAACAACAAAG GTCTGTGATGACAGAGGAGTACAAAGTTCCAGATGGAATGGTTGGATTTA TCATCGGCAGAGGCGGAGAGCAGATCTCACGCATACAGCAAGAGTCAGGATGTAAAATACAGATTGCACCTG ATAGTGGGGGCCTGCCTGAAAGATCATGCATGCTAACTGGAACCCCAGAATCTGTTCA ATCAGCGAAAAGATTACTTGATCAAATAGTTGAAAAGGGAAGACCGGCACCTGGTTTTCATCATGGTGATGGACCTGGAAACGCAGTCCAAGAAATTATGATTCCAGCAAGTAAAGCAGGATTAGTTATTGGTAAAGGTGGAGAGACGATTAAGCAATTACAG GAGCGAGCAGGTGTCAAAATGGTTATGATTCAAGATGGTCCACAGAACACTGGTGCTGACAAGCCCCTTAGAATAACTGGAGACCCTTATAAAGTTCAA CAAGCCAAGGAAATGGTGCTGGAGTTAATTCGTGATCAAGGTGGCTTTAGAGAGGTGCGCAACGAATATGGGTCAAGAATAGGAGGAAATGAAGGGATAGAC gTTCCAATACCACGGTTTGCTGTAGGTATTGTAATTGGAAGAAATGGAGAGATGAtaaaaaagatacagaatgaTGCTGGTGTTAGGATCCAATTTAAGCCAG aTGATGGAACAACTCCAGATAGAATAGCCCAGATCACGGGGCCTCCTGACAGATGTCAGCACGCTGCAGAAATTATTACAGATCTCCTTCGAAGTGTTCAG gctGGTAACCCTGGTGGACCAGGAGGACCTGGTGGTCGAGGAAGGGGTAGAGGTCAAGGCAACTGGAACATGGGGCCCCCTGGTGGATTACAGGAATTCAATTTTATTGTTCCCACTGGCAAAACTGGATTAATCATTGGCAAAG GTGGTGAAACTATTAAAAGCATAAGCCAACAGTCTGGTGCTAGAATAgaacttcaaagaaatcctCCACCTAATGCAGACCCAAACATGAAGATGTTTACTATCCGTGGAACGCCCCAGCAAATAGATTATGCACGGCAACTTATAGAAGAGAAGATTGGA GGTCCGGTAAATCCATTGGGTCCACCTGTTCCCCATGGACCCCATGGTGTTGTTCCTGGCCCACATGGACCTCCTGGGCCACCAGGCCCTGGTGCTCCCATGGGACCATATAACCCAGCTCCTTATAATCCAGGGCCTCCTGGCCCAGCACCTCA TGGTCCTCCAGCTCCGTATGCTCCACAAGGGTGGGGAAATGCTTATCCACACTGGCAGCCACCAAATCCACCAGATCCAG gaAAGCCAGGAACAGATCCTAATTCAGCAGCATGGGCAGCTTACTATGCTCACTACTatcagcagcaagcacagccaccacctgcagcccctcctGGTGGACCAGCTACAACCCAAACCAACGGGCAAG GAGATCAGCCAAACCCAGCACCAGCAGGGCAGGTTGACTACACAAAGGCATGGGAGGAATACTACAAAAAAATGG GTCAAGCAGTTCCTGCACCTGCTGGAGCTCCGCCAGGTGGTCAGCCGGATTACAGCGCAGCATGGGCTGAGTACtacaggcagcaggcagcataCTATGCCCAGACAAGTCCCCAGGGAATGCCGCAACATCCTCCAGCACCACAG aCATTTAATCATCACTGA
- the FUBP1 gene encoding far upstream element-binding protein 1 isoform X29: MADYSTVPPPASGAPGGGGGGGGGVNDAFKDALQRARQIAAKIGGDAGTSMNSNDYGYGGQKRPLEDGDQPDAKKVAPQNDSFGNQLPPMHQQQRSVMTEEYKVPDGMVGFIIGRGGEQISRIQQESGCKIQIAPDSGGLPERSCMLTGTPESVQSAKRLLDQIVEKGRPAPGFHHGDGPGNAVQEIMIPASKAGLVIGKGGETIKQLQERAGVKMVMIQDGPQNTGADKPLRITGDPYKVQQAKEMVLELIRDQGGFREVRNEYGSRIGGNEGIDVPIPRFAVGIVIGRNGEMIKKIQNDAGVRIQFKPDDGTTPDRIAQITGPPDRCQHAAEIITDLLRSVQAGNPGGPGGPGGRGRGRGQGNWNMGPPGGLQEFNFIVPTGKTGLIIGKGGETIKSISQQSGARIELQRNPPPNADPNMKMFTIRGTPQQIDYARQLIEEKIGGPVNPLGPPVPHGPHGVVPGPHGPPGPPGPGAPMGPYNPAPYNPGPPGPAPHGPPAPYAPQGWGNAYPHWQPPNPPDPASLILTLNSMLYCIFLAFVDLYEVALQSLVQIYFVQSFLRNETSVVLFLIQ, translated from the exons ATGGCGGACTATTCCACGGTGCCCCCTCCTGCTTCGGGCGCCCCCGGGGGAGGCggtggtggaggtggaggagtgAACGATGCCTTTAAAGACGCGCTGCAGAGAGCTAGGCAG ATTGCAGCAAAAATTGGAGGAGATGCTGGTACATCCATGAATTCCAATGACTACGGTTATGGAGGACAAAAAAGACCTCTCGAGGATGGAG ATCAACCAGATGCTAAGAAAGTTGCTCCTCAGAATGACT CTTTTGGAAATCAGCTACCACCAATGCATCAACAACAAAG GTCTGTGATGACAGAGGAGTACAAAGTTCCAGATGGAATGGTTGGATTTA TCATCGGCAGAGGCGGAGAGCAGATCTCACGCATACAGCAAGAGTCAGGATGTAAAATACAGATTGCACCTG ATAGTGGGGGCCTGCCTGAAAGATCATGCATGCTAACTGGAACCCCAGAATCTGTTCA ATCAGCGAAAAGATTACTTGATCAAATAGTTGAAAAGGGAAGACCGGCACCTGGTTTTCATCATGGTGATGGACCTGGAAACGCAGTCCAAGAAATTATGATTCCAGCAAGTAAAGCAGGATTAGTTATTGGTAAAGGTGGAGAGACGATTAAGCAATTACAG GAGCGAGCAGGTGTCAAAATGGTTATGATTCAAGATGGTCCACAGAACACTGGTGCTGACAAGCCCCTTAGAATAACTGGAGACCCTTATAAAGTTCAA CAAGCCAAGGAAATGGTGCTGGAGTTAATTCGTGATCAAGGTGGCTTTAGAGAGGTGCGCAACGAATATGGGTCAAGAATAGGAGGAAATGAAGGGATAGAC gTTCCAATACCACGGTTTGCTGTAGGTATTGTAATTGGAAGAAATGGAGAGATGAtaaaaaagatacagaatgaTGCTGGTGTTAGGATCCAATTTAAGCCAG aTGATGGAACAACTCCAGATAGAATAGCCCAGATCACGGGGCCTCCTGACAGATGTCAGCACGCTGCAGAAATTATTACAGATCTCCTTCGAAGTGTTCAG gctGGTAACCCTGGTGGACCAGGAGGACCTGGTGGTCGAGGAAGGGGTAGAGGTCAAGGCAACTGGAACATGGGGCCCCCTGGTGGATTACAGGAATTCAATTTTATTGTTCCCACTGGCAAAACTGGATTAATCATTGGCAAAG GTGGTGAAACTATTAAAAGCATAAGCCAACAGTCTGGTGCTAGAATAgaacttcaaagaaatcctCCACCTAATGCAGACCCAAACATGAAGATGTTTACTATCCGTGGAACGCCCCAGCAAATAGATTATGCACGGCAACTTATAGAAGAGAAGATTGGA GGTCCGGTAAATCCATTGGGTCCACCTGTTCCCCATGGACCCCATGGTGTTGTTCCTGGCCCACATGGACCTCCTGGGCCACCAGGCCCTGGTGCTCCCATGGGACCATATAACCCAGCTCCTTATAATCCAGGGCCTCCTGGCCCAGCACCTCA TGGTCCTCCAGCTCCGTATGCTCCACAAGGGTGGGGAAATGCTTATCCACACTGGCAGCCACCAAATCCACCAGATCCAG cCTCCCTGATCCTGACTTTGAACAGTATGCTGTATTGTATATTTCTAGCTTTTGTTGACCTATATGAGGTTGCTCTTCAGAGTCTGgtacaaatatattttgttcaGTCCTTTTTGAGGAATGAAACTTCTGTTGTGCTGTTCTTGATACAATAA
- the FUBP1 gene encoding far upstream element-binding protein 1 isoform X19, with protein sequence MISRAKFSPRPIAAKIGGDAGTSMNSNDYGYGGQKRPLEDGDQPDAKKVAPQNDSFGNQLPPMHQQQRSVMTEEYKVPDGMVGFIIGRGGEQISRIQQESGCKIQIAPDSGGLPERSCMLTGTPESVQSAKRLLDQIVEKGRPAPGFHHGDGPGNAVQEIMIPASKAGLVIGKGGETIKQLQERAGVKMVMIQDGPQNTGADKPLRITGDPYKVQQAKEMVLELIRDQGGFREVRNEYGSRIGGNEGIDVPIPRFAVGIVIGRNGEMIKKIQNDAGVRIQFKPDDGTTPDRIAQITGPPDRCQHAAEIITDLLRSVQAGNPGGPGGPGGRGRGRGQGNWNMGPPGGLQEFNFIVPTGKTGLIIGKGGETIKSISQQSGARIELQRNPPPNADPNMKMFTIRGTPQQIDYARQLIEEKIGGPVNPLGPPVPHGPHGVVPGPHGPPGPPGPGAPMGPYNPAPYNPGPPGPAPHGPPAPYAPQGWGNAYPHWQPPNPPDPGKPGTDPNSAAWAAYYAHYYQQQAQPPPAAPPGGPATTQTNGQGDQPNPAPAGQVDYTKAWEEYYKKMGQAVPAPAGAPPGGQPDYSAAWAEYYRQQAAYYAQTSPQGMPQHPPAPQCLPRPSTLGSAAKKQQTFNHH encoded by the exons ATGATTTCTCGGGCAAAATTTTCGCCTCGTCCG ATTGCAGCAAAAATTGGAGGAGATGCTGGTACATCCATGAATTCCAATGACTACGGTTATGGAGGACAAAAAAGACCTCTCGAGGATGGAG ATCAACCAGATGCTAAGAAAGTTGCTCCTCAGAATGACT CTTTTGGAAATCAGCTACCACCAATGCATCAACAACAAAG GTCTGTGATGACAGAGGAGTACAAAGTTCCAGATGGAATGGTTGGATTTA TCATCGGCAGAGGCGGAGAGCAGATCTCACGCATACAGCAAGAGTCAGGATGTAAAATACAGATTGCACCTG ATAGTGGGGGCCTGCCTGAAAGATCATGCATGCTAACTGGAACCCCAGAATCTGTTCA ATCAGCGAAAAGATTACTTGATCAAATAGTTGAAAAGGGAAGACCGGCACCTGGTTTTCATCATGGTGATGGACCTGGAAACGCAGTCCAAGAAATTATGATTCCAGCAAGTAAAGCAGGATTAGTTATTGGTAAAGGTGGAGAGACGATTAAGCAATTACAG GAGCGAGCAGGTGTCAAAATGGTTATGATTCAAGATGGTCCACAGAACACTGGTGCTGACAAGCCCCTTAGAATAACTGGAGACCCTTATAAAGTTCAA CAAGCCAAGGAAATGGTGCTGGAGTTAATTCGTGATCAAGGTGGCTTTAGAGAGGTGCGCAACGAATATGGGTCAAGAATAGGAGGAAATGAAGGGATAGAC gTTCCAATACCACGGTTTGCTGTAGGTATTGTAATTGGAAGAAATGGAGAGATGAtaaaaaagatacagaatgaTGCTGGTGTTAGGATCCAATTTAAGCCAG aTGATGGAACAACTCCAGATAGAATAGCCCAGATCACGGGGCCTCCTGACAGATGTCAGCACGCTGCAGAAATTATTACAGATCTCCTTCGAAGTGTTCAG gctGGTAACCCTGGTGGACCAGGAGGACCTGGTGGTCGAGGAAGGGGTAGAGGTCAAGGCAACTGGAACATGGGGCCCCCTGGTGGATTACAGGAATTCAATTTTATTGTTCCCACTGGCAAAACTGGATTAATCATTGGCAAAG GTGGTGAAACTATTAAAAGCATAAGCCAACAGTCTGGTGCTAGAATAgaacttcaaagaaatcctCCACCTAATGCAGACCCAAACATGAAGATGTTTACTATCCGTGGAACGCCCCAGCAAATAGATTATGCACGGCAACTTATAGAAGAGAAGATTGGA GGTCCGGTAAATCCATTGGGTCCACCTGTTCCCCATGGACCCCATGGTGTTGTTCCTGGCCCACATGGACCTCCTGGGCCACCAGGCCCTGGTGCTCCCATGGGACCATATAACCCAGCTCCTTATAATCCAGGGCCTCCTGGCCCAGCACCTCA TGGTCCTCCAGCTCCGTATGCTCCACAAGGGTGGGGAAATGCTTATCCACACTGGCAGCCACCAAATCCACCAGATCCAG gaAAGCCAGGAACAGATCCTAATTCAGCAGCATGGGCAGCTTACTATGCTCACTACTatcagcagcaagcacagccaccacctgcagcccctcctGGTGGACCAGCTACAACCCAAACCAACGGGCAAG GAGATCAGCCAAACCCAGCACCAGCAGGGCAGGTTGACTACACAAAGGCATGGGAGGAATACTACAAAAAAATGG GTCAAGCAGTTCCTGCACCTGCTGGAGCTCCGCCAGGTGGTCAGCCGGATTACAGCGCAGCATGGGCTGAGTACtacaggcagcaggcagcataCTATGCCCAGACAAGTCCCCAGGGAATGCCGCAACATCCTCCAGCACCACAG TGCCTTCCCAGACCTTCCACCTTAGGTTCTGCTGCAAAAAAGCAACAG aCATTTAATCATCACTGA
- the FUBP1 gene encoding far upstream element-binding protein 1 isoform X22: MISRAKFSPRPIAAKIGGDAGTSMNSNDYGYGGQKRPLEDGDQPDAKKVAPQNDSFGNQLPPMHQQQRSVMTEEYKVPDGMVGFIIGRGGEQISRIQQESGCKIQIAPDSGGLPERSCMLTGTPESVQSAKRLLDQIVEKGRPAPGFHHGDGPGNAVQEIMIPASKAGLVIGKGGETIKQLQERAGVKMVMIQDGPQNTGADKPLRITGDPYKVQQAKEMVLELIRDQGGFREVRNEYGSRIGGNEGIDVPIPRFAVGIVIGRNGEMIKKIQNDAGVRIQFKPDDGTTPDRIAQITGPPDRCQHAAEIITDLLRSVQAGNPGGPGGPGGRGRGRGQGNWNMGPPGGLQEFNFIVPTGKTGLIIGKGGETIKSISQQSGARIELQRNPPPNADPNMKMFTIRGTPQQIDYARQLIEEKIGGPVNPLGPPVPHGPHGVVPGPHGPPGPPGPGAPMGPYNPAPYNPGPPGPAPHGPPAPYAPQGWGNAYPHWQPPNPPDPGKPGTDPNSAAWAAYYAHYYQQQAQPPPAAPPGGPATTQTNGQGDQPNPAPAGQVDYTKAWEEYYKKMGQAVPAPAGAPPGGQPDYSAAWAEYYRQQAAYYAQTSPQGMPQHPPAPQTFNHH; this comes from the exons ATGATTTCTCGGGCAAAATTTTCGCCTCGTCCG ATTGCAGCAAAAATTGGAGGAGATGCTGGTACATCCATGAATTCCAATGACTACGGTTATGGAGGACAAAAAAGACCTCTCGAGGATGGAG ATCAACCAGATGCTAAGAAAGTTGCTCCTCAGAATGACT CTTTTGGAAATCAGCTACCACCAATGCATCAACAACAAAG GTCTGTGATGACAGAGGAGTACAAAGTTCCAGATGGAATGGTTGGATTTA TCATCGGCAGAGGCGGAGAGCAGATCTCACGCATACAGCAAGAGTCAGGATGTAAAATACAGATTGCACCTG ATAGTGGGGGCCTGCCTGAAAGATCATGCATGCTAACTGGAACCCCAGAATCTGTTCA ATCAGCGAAAAGATTACTTGATCAAATAGTTGAAAAGGGAAGACCGGCACCTGGTTTTCATCATGGTGATGGACCTGGAAACGCAGTCCAAGAAATTATGATTCCAGCAAGTAAAGCAGGATTAGTTATTGGTAAAGGTGGAGAGACGATTAAGCAATTACAG GAGCGAGCAGGTGTCAAAATGGTTATGATTCAAGATGGTCCACAGAACACTGGTGCTGACAAGCCCCTTAGAATAACTGGAGACCCTTATAAAGTTCAA CAAGCCAAGGAAATGGTGCTGGAGTTAATTCGTGATCAAGGTGGCTTTAGAGAGGTGCGCAACGAATATGGGTCAAGAATAGGAGGAAATGAAGGGATAGAC gTTCCAATACCACGGTTTGCTGTAGGTATTGTAATTGGAAGAAATGGAGAGATGAtaaaaaagatacagaatgaTGCTGGTGTTAGGATCCAATTTAAGCCAG aTGATGGAACAACTCCAGATAGAATAGCCCAGATCACGGGGCCTCCTGACAGATGTCAGCACGCTGCAGAAATTATTACAGATCTCCTTCGAAGTGTTCAG gctGGTAACCCTGGTGGACCAGGAGGACCTGGTGGTCGAGGAAGGGGTAGAGGTCAAGGCAACTGGAACATGGGGCCCCCTGGTGGATTACAGGAATTCAATTTTATTGTTCCCACTGGCAAAACTGGATTAATCATTGGCAAAG GTGGTGAAACTATTAAAAGCATAAGCCAACAGTCTGGTGCTAGAATAgaacttcaaagaaatcctCCACCTAATGCAGACCCAAACATGAAGATGTTTACTATCCGTGGAACGCCCCAGCAAATAGATTATGCACGGCAACTTATAGAAGAGAAGATTGGA GGTCCGGTAAATCCATTGGGTCCACCTGTTCCCCATGGACCCCATGGTGTTGTTCCTGGCCCACATGGACCTCCTGGGCCACCAGGCCCTGGTGCTCCCATGGGACCATATAACCCAGCTCCTTATAATCCAGGGCCTCCTGGCCCAGCACCTCA TGGTCCTCCAGCTCCGTATGCTCCACAAGGGTGGGGAAATGCTTATCCACACTGGCAGCCACCAAATCCACCAGATCCAG gaAAGCCAGGAACAGATCCTAATTCAGCAGCATGGGCAGCTTACTATGCTCACTACTatcagcagcaagcacagccaccacctgcagcccctcctGGTGGACCAGCTACAACCCAAACCAACGGGCAAG GAGATCAGCCAAACCCAGCACCAGCAGGGCAGGTTGACTACACAAAGGCATGGGAGGAATACTACAAAAAAATGG GTCAAGCAGTTCCTGCACCTGCTGGAGCTCCGCCAGGTGGTCAGCCGGATTACAGCGCAGCATGGGCTGAGTACtacaggcagcaggcagcataCTATGCCCAGACAAGTCCCCAGGGAATGCCGCAACATCCTCCAGCACCACAG aCATTTAATCATCACTGA
- the FUBP1 gene encoding far upstream element-binding protein 1 isoform X18 gives MISRAKFSPRPIAAKIGGDAGTSMNSNDYGYGGQKRPLEDGDGSWTSPSSTTHWEGMPSPFKDQPDAKKVAPQNDSFGNQLPPMHQQQRSVMTEEYKVPDGMVGFIIGRGGEQISRIQQESGCKIQIAPDSGGLPERSCMLTGTPESVQSAKRLLDQIVEKGRPAPGFHHGDGPGNAVQEIMIPASKAGLVIGKGGETIKQLQERAGVKMVMIQDGPQNTGADKPLRITGDPYKVQQAKEMVLELIRDQGGFREVRNEYGSRIGGNEGIDVPIPRFAVGIVIGRNGEMIKKIQNDAGVRIQFKPDDGTTPDRIAQITGPPDRCQHAAEIITDLLRSVQAGNPGGPGGPGGRGRGRGQGNWNMGPPGGLQEFNFIVPTGKTGLIIGKGGETIKSISQQSGARIELQRNPPPNADPNMKMFTIRGTPQQIDYARQLIEEKIGGPVNPLGPPVPHGPHGVVPGPHGPPGPPGPGAPMGPYNPAPYNPGPPGPAPHGPPAPYAPQGWGNAYPHWQPPNPPDPGKPGTDPNSAAWAAYYAHYYQQQAQPPPAAPPGGPATTQTNGQGDQPNPAPAGQVDYTKAWEEYYKKMGQAVPAPAGAPPGGQPDYSAAWAEYYRQQAAYYAQTSPQGMPQHPPAPQGQ, from the exons ATGATTTCTCGGGCAAAATTTTCGCCTCGTCCG ATTGCAGCAAAAATTGGAGGAGATGCTGGTACATCCATGAATTCCAATGACTACGGTTATGGAGGACAAAAAAGACCTCTCGAGGATGGAG ATGGCTCTTGGACAAGTCCGAGCAGTACAACACACTGGGAGGGAATGCCCTCTCCTTTTAAAG ATCAACCAGATGCTAAGAAAGTTGCTCCTCAGAATGACT CTTTTGGAAATCAGCTACCACCAATGCATCAACAACAAAG GTCTGTGATGACAGAGGAGTACAAAGTTCCAGATGGAATGGTTGGATTTA TCATCGGCAGAGGCGGAGAGCAGATCTCACGCATACAGCAAGAGTCAGGATGTAAAATACAGATTGCACCTG ATAGTGGGGGCCTGCCTGAAAGATCATGCATGCTAACTGGAACCCCAGAATCTGTTCA ATCAGCGAAAAGATTACTTGATCAAATAGTTGAAAAGGGAAGACCGGCACCTGGTTTTCATCATGGTGATGGACCTGGAAACGCAGTCCAAGAAATTATGATTCCAGCAAGTAAAGCAGGATTAGTTATTGGTAAAGGTGGAGAGACGATTAAGCAATTACAG GAGCGAGCAGGTGTCAAAATGGTTATGATTCAAGATGGTCCACAGAACACTGGTGCTGACAAGCCCCTTAGAATAACTGGAGACCCTTATAAAGTTCAA CAAGCCAAGGAAATGGTGCTGGAGTTAATTCGTGATCAAGGTGGCTTTAGAGAGGTGCGCAACGAATATGGGTCAAGAATAGGAGGAAATGAAGGGATAGAC gTTCCAATACCACGGTTTGCTGTAGGTATTGTAATTGGAAGAAATGGAGAGATGAtaaaaaagatacagaatgaTGCTGGTGTTAGGATCCAATTTAAGCCAG aTGATGGAACAACTCCAGATAGAATAGCCCAGATCACGGGGCCTCCTGACAGATGTCAGCACGCTGCAGAAATTATTACAGATCTCCTTCGAAGTGTTCAG gctGGTAACCCTGGTGGACCAGGAGGACCTGGTGGTCGAGGAAGGGGTAGAGGTCAAGGCAACTGGAACATGGGGCCCCCTGGTGGATTACAGGAATTCAATTTTATTGTTCCCACTGGCAAAACTGGATTAATCATTGGCAAAG GTGGTGAAACTATTAAAAGCATAAGCCAACAGTCTGGTGCTAGAATAgaacttcaaagaaatcctCCACCTAATGCAGACCCAAACATGAAGATGTTTACTATCCGTGGAACGCCCCAGCAAATAGATTATGCACGGCAACTTATAGAAGAGAAGATTGGA GGTCCGGTAAATCCATTGGGTCCACCTGTTCCCCATGGACCCCATGGTGTTGTTCCTGGCCCACATGGACCTCCTGGGCCACCAGGCCCTGGTGCTCCCATGGGACCATATAACCCAGCTCCTTATAATCCAGGGCCTCCTGGCCCAGCACCTCA TGGTCCTCCAGCTCCGTATGCTCCACAAGGGTGGGGAAATGCTTATCCACACTGGCAGCCACCAAATCCACCAGATCCAG gaAAGCCAGGAACAGATCCTAATTCAGCAGCATGGGCAGCTTACTATGCTCACTACTatcagcagcaagcacagccaccacctgcagcccctcctGGTGGACCAGCTACAACCCAAACCAACGGGCAAG GAGATCAGCCAAACCCAGCACCAGCAGGGCAGGTTGACTACACAAAGGCATGGGAGGAATACTACAAAAAAATGG GTCAAGCAGTTCCTGCACCTGCTGGAGCTCCGCCAGGTGGTCAGCCGGATTACAGCGCAGCATGGGCTGAGTACtacaggcagcaggcagcataCTATGCCCAGACAAGTCCCCAGGGAATGCCGCAACATCCTCCAGCACCACAG GGCCAATAA